CCCTAGTAATCAGAGCTTAATCACTGGGCTACATACACCCAATGTAAGGGAAGAAcaactcttacaagttgtcctatcaccttcacacatacatgtatgcatagcATGTGTATACATGCCCACAtaagaacacatacatatacatacacacacacacacacacacacacacacacacacacatatatatatatatatatgtatatatatataaataaatgagataaaataattcAGTCCACAATTGTAAACAgatttttattatccattattCATTCTTTCcggaaaattacaaaaaaaaaaaaaaaaaaaaaagatcctagTGTTTTCTTAAAAGGTGATATAAACGAAATCTTTAACTATTATAAAATGGACCTTTCTCTAATTGTATACAAAGCTATTCCATTCCAGAGGTATTTATTTAGCAGTTGCTATATTCATTGAACTATAAAATCAGGTCAATATCAGTAagtttattttactatattatgGATCCAAGTAGTTAAGTGaaaaaatgagaaggaaataaaggaaaagtGGTATCTATGAAGGACAGTTGGTTTCCCTCTTGTAACTAAACATAATAATTCTCCTAAAGTCTCTATCAAAACCAAGCCTTAAGAGACACTACATTTAAGCCAATGGCCTCTCTCACAAAAAGGACATGCTTATTTGTCTTATTCTGATCTCAACATTCACTTCTCATAGCACTTTCTGTAATGTATACTCTGTTAACCAAGTAATTAACTAACCTCTAGCTAAATCAGAATACTTAAATCTCCCAATAAAAAGAATTccaacaagctgggcagtggtggcacatgcccttaatcccagcacttgggaggcagaggcaggcagatttctgagttccaggccagcctggtctacagagtgagttccaggagagagaaaccctgtcttgaaaaaaaaaaaaaaatttccttccttcctttcttcggAGGGTATGTGAATTCAACTTTCTGAGTATTGAAGTAGCAGAAAAACATTTTGCATTCTAAAATAATCAACTATGTGTCATTTCTGTGAGGCAGTCATTGTAAGTTTGGGCTTTCTTTTAATTGCATCGACTATAAGTACAATAGAAATTAGACAAGACTGGATACTAAGTACATTTGTCACACTGACCCATTTAAGAAAATGTAGGAAATACTTGCTTTGTGCTTTtgtaactaaattaaaaaaaaataccattatcTTGTGTTTCAAACTCTATTTCAATATTCTATTATGTTATTTAAtatgtaaagtaaaaaataaagtattattttcatttaagaaCATACACTAAGAAATAAATGTACCAAACTCACTGACAGtaacaagtttaatttaaaattagaaatgtttGGCTTGGTATGAGGATATGTGAAAAATAGAGCAAGCACATGGTGccaatagcatttttttttactttcactgGTAGAAATATCAGTTAAAATATTTCCCTTAACACTACCTATGTTTGATCAATGTCTAATTGAGCAATTCTCAAGTGTACAATAATGATTTAAGGATTGACAATGAGAAAGGAGACTTAAAGGTTATGCTGAATCTTGTGATATTAATAGCAAACAGTAGAATATGGTTATATAATTGGATCTCGTGTGATGTTAATAAATACCTTTAGTTTATAATGCTTAGAGGAGCAATAGATAGCTTATTTAATGTTATAAGACTGTTCAGAAAATGTCTGTACCAGTGAACTGAATGATAAGTTACCTTTGGCTCCCACTATTCCTGAATTACTTTCTTGATAGATTTGCATTATCGAAAACTTCTTCTGGTGTATTACtacaaaataaatgtcaaaatgtTATGATCAACTCAAAACACtacaaaaaaaatctacaattttCTTTCTAACTCTCATTTTGTGGAAAACATCTGAGAACAAATGGAATTTAACTCCAGTCTGATAAAACACTATGGTCCctaactttctgttttccaaatatcAACATGACTATATGAAGACATCTTTTAAAACTGATGGAATCCATATTAGGAACCTAGTGACAGAGATTTTACATCTTGACTAATTGACACTAACAAAACCTGGCATTTCAACCAATGTGGTATGTAATGGCTATAATCCCATCTCcatctttaaaacaataacatAGGGTCAGATCGTAATATAGCATATTATTAAAACAGCCTCAATTTTAACAGCtacctgttgggggctgacttttagcagaaagcggctatcagctttgcagccatcttgagccatataccctgacatgagacttggattacaatagcctacaacagctgagcacactccgataatcttggtttagataccttgggtgtgtgagattaaaggtgtgtgagattaaaggtgtgtaacttaagagtgtgacttagaagtatagagatcagatttagagacaagacctaagggcatgattaaaggtgtgaccaaaaggcatggcttagaagtgagacatataaaaggcagaggcagactctttagatatactctttagggagaatcagactctttagatatactctttagggagactcctTAGAGaatacagctagacttgggacttggaccaggaagagagactgaagaataaacgggattgaatcacactctatctggtctccattcttcgagtgcatcctcactctctctcttgctgaaccccgacccgtggactggagcggcagcttgggccgggatacagtggccaccaaacgcggggcagcccgggcctcaacattttgctcgggctgagACAGCTACCTGCAACTTGATCAAGCCATTTACCCAAGGGCCAGCAGTAGCAATATCACAGCCTAAATCCTTACTTCATTACCATATGGAATCATAAAGATTCTGAGTCAATGGAAACTGAATACTGTTTATGAAAAACCAATGCTTTCTTTCATTCTGCTCATAACAAGATAGCCTTTCAAACTACTCGGGAGGCTAATCTATTAAATGTGTTACTCAAGTCTCTTTCTCCATAATAAATGACCAGACAACAATAAGGGGAGTGTCATGATCCTGTCTTTGACATTCCGTTCTCATCTCTTTCCTGTAGCCCTCTCCATGATTGTATTTCTATAACTTAAAAATGCCCACAGAACTGGTAAAAATGAAGAGGACAGTAATATTCTTTAACTGGAAATAAAATAATGCTGAGGTGTACCTAAAGAGCAGCATACCAGCTAAAGTCAGCCTTCCAGACAGGAAGAACAGGTCTATTTCATTACCAACCCTCTTTCTGAGTGTATCCCAAATGAGCAGAGAAGCATTTTAGTTCACCAGTTGGGTGTTATCAATCAAATTCATTAGTATACCTATTTTCGTTCACTAAAATATATTCATACTATAGATGGTACACTGAAAAACCAATCCAGCATTTAGAATCTAAACCTTCCGTGCTACTAATCATGTAACAGTATATAATGTACACCATGTATGTCCCACTGTCTGTGTGACCACACCAATAGATACAAGAAACTGCTGCTCAATAGAAGCACAATTTCACTATAATCATTGCTGGAAACCCAGTGAAGTAAAAAAGAGTGACAAGCTCATAAAGTAGATCTGTCAGTGTTAACAAGTTAAGTCTAAAAACATTTTCACTAATACATTAGGTAAGTTTCAAAAAAATCCAGTAaaattggtttttaaaagaaactagatGACCTAGAGACAGTGGTTAAAAGCTCTGACTGCTCTCCTAAAGTACCATAGTTCGATTCCCAACACCATCTGTAATTAATGCATatagtacatatatgtgtgtacatatatatgcattatatgtatatatgtatatatagtacatatatgtactatatgcattaatatatgcatatatgcagccaaaacatccatacacataaaataagtaattttattttaaatttaaaaagaattgcaATATTCAAGCTAGTAAGATATGAATGAACTGAGGGAACCAAGGTAGTAACAATAAGACTATTGAAAAATGCACACATtctacatattttaataaatacagaATGCACACAAAATATGCAGCATAAAATAGTCTTGTATACCTATAATTGGTTTTTCAAGTTGATGCAACCCCAGAAATATGCACAGAAATTGAAAGAGGGGCAAGAACAATCAACAGATCTTTTTCTAAtcaagagagtgaggagacaaagagagaaagtgcTCAGACCAAAAGTGATGGGCTGTTCTCACTGGGAAATGATGAAGCTGTGGAAAGAGCAAAGCAATGTCTGTGACATTATAAATGACCATCTTAAGGTAAAGACAGATTTGCTCACTAATTCATCAAGAAGCTGCTTCTAAGACCTGACTTTAACTGTCTTTAGGAAGAAGAGTGATATGTCACAAGGTGACTCTGGCAGGGGAAGGTTTAAGGACTGAAATCAGAGTCAAACAAATTCATGAATGGCTGAGATAAGCTAAGGTTAATTCTCATCCTCTATAGTTGTTAAAGTGTGCAGCTGTGCCCTTGACATTCCAGTGGCTTCAGTAATTCAAGCTGCTAACACTCTACTGTACAGGAAGCCAGTATTTCTGAGCTTCCATGTCACATGCACTAGAACCACGTTATCTCTTAAGTATCACTCAAATGGTTCTATCAGAAAATCTCACATCTACATTCCAGTTACTTGATTACACTGTAAGAAAATACTGCCTAGGGATCATTTTTATGTAATACCTACAGGAGATAATCTGGACTTTCTCTTCATTGAGGGCCTGACAGACTTTGGTATTATAGTCTAAAGTGGAAACTATTTGTGCAGGTGTCTATTTTCAGGTATGAGAGCAAAAACTTATATAATCTCTAATTCTGTTATAATTGGTAGCAATCACTGAGCTACCCTGAAGTTAGAAAAGTTTTTAATTCATATGTCAGTGACCTCTGCTAGTTTAAGTAGCTAATTAAAACAAAGTAGGatggaaaaaaattctaaacaatTAATTTGTTGAGGGTTTGACTAGCAAAAAGAATGCAGGCCTGAGCAGATGGATGCTTTTAAAGTACCattaattttgtctttaaaattaaacTGCATTAGGGCATGTTACAtttgttattaatttaaattagTTGTTTTCCTACTTTGAAATTAATAGTCTATTATAGGATGGAAATGTTCTAGTCATACATTCCCAATATGTGCTtttcagagaaaatatattttagcttGCTCTGACTTGTTTATCTTAAAAACTACAATGAAAACTTTTACTAACTACCATCTAGATGAAAggtaaaaaaatattataaatatgttttattgcTCTCTTTAAAGCTGTACAATAATCAGTAATTCTGAATGCCAGAGAAGTACCTTTATTCTTTCAATTTTTCCTGACTTTAGTAGACACAGAGTTCAGCATACTATCTGGGAAGAACAGAGtgtttaattaaaagcaaaataaattatgCTTGTTAAAACTACACAGCTAAGTATATTCAACTCATCGACTATAGTTATTACTTAAAAATCTAGTTCTATTCAATATGTTGACTCCACAGGACAGAGAGTCTCTTGATATTACAGATACACTCACCCAAAGCATATGAATTCTAGAGAGTGAAGGATCCACAGATAAAGAGAGCTGATCGGCTATGGGCTCTTAATGTGATACTAGCCAATACTTTTCTATCAGAATAAAAATTGACccctgtagttaaaaaaaaaattaccaaggaGTTCAGCAAACCTTACTTCTGGCAATGGGCTGGCCGGCTTTGTTAAGATTCCTCCAACGTATACAACGTTAGGCAGGGTGGGTCTTGGAAACTCCAGTGCTATGTCAGTACACAACATCCATAGGCTGGATCCATGAACCAAGTCATACATGGACTTTGCAGGCAGCAGGTTGTACTTCTGCATTATTCTCTCATATTTTGGAAGAACCAGAAAGCTGACCCCCATTCTGGATATGAGGTAAACGCCAGTATTTTTCATCCTTTCCAGGAAGTTCATGCGGTCTGTGAGAAGTGAGTTAAATTCTGGGACATAAGCTAAAGGAGCAGGTGCTCCTACTTCAGCAGGATACCAAAGGCCAGTAGAAAATACAGCATACTTAACGCCTAAAAGATGAGCGATCACAAATCCACACATATCATTGGGGTCAACCAGTAGTAGgtcaaacttttcttttttcaaaccCTGGATTAGGACTTGGTTGCCAACCATCATGTCACAATTCTTAGTATAGTGATCCAGTATGTCAACCAGTTCAACTGCTGTCAATCTCCCAGAGAAAATATTCCGCATTTTAGACTGCAAGAAAGCATCTGAGGTGGTACTGTTGAAGATCCCTGGGTATCGCTGGAGGCTGTAGTGATTAGATGGGGCaatgtctctgccttctgagaggaGGAACACAGTGTGATGGCCTCTCTCGTGCAAGGCTGATGCTAGCGTCTTGAAAATGTACAAATGACTTTCAAACATAATTGGCGGCACAATGATGATTTTAGCAGCCCTTGCTATTCCAACAGCACTCCACAGGAGCATGAAATATGGTGTGTAAGACTTCATAGCTGCAAAGACAACCAGAAAATGACTTAAAACATCATATAGAGGCTTGCCATTCAAAACAATCACAAATACTTTAGTTTCCAAAATATCTAATGATctaattcttttcaaaaattaGCCTAATGTGTGTTTCAAAGAAGCCTTCacttaaaataacaatattattATGTACAGAATTGGAAGAAATTGAAACATAATACATATTAAGACCAATCTGAAAATACATAACTTTATCGGTAAAGTAAAAATTTTTACTCAGACAATAACTCTGGAAAGCCTAAAGACACCTGATATTACTTCTCTGAATACTACCTATAAAATACTACTAATAAATTCTTATTATTAATAAATGTCATGATAATTCCAGGAAGAGTGGCAGTTTTTAACTTTCAAGTGTATCAGTACACAATTGttacttaaataattttaatttaatggtAATATTCCCAATTGTGATTAAAGGCTTCCATAGAGGTCACACTTCAAAAAATATTAAGTAGTAGTTCAAAAATTCTGTAGAATTTTACCTCACAGGTAAAATGACCTtcggtatttttttttcttttttatttctaagtacACTAAATAGTCTGATGGTCTGTATTTACATAACATCTTATTTGTTATGCATTGTGTTAATTCAGGGCATCATCCAAATGAATGGCTCTCAAAAGAAAAGTCCAAGGCACACTGAAGAAGGGTTTGGTGAGTGAGTATGTCCCAGACCATACTGTGTATGTGCCATCTTCAACCAGAGTGTCAACCTCAAGTCAGATGGATGTACACTTTAAGGCAGACATTTCTCCTACCCTTTCTGGTTAACAGGGCAAGTACAAAGTCTTACTCCACATTAGTGAGAAATAATGTGCTCATTATGTGTGCTCAGCCATCATGGTAACCTGGCTAGGCAACTCACCGCTGGGGAAAAGGAGTTGCCTCCAACCTTGCCTAGGACTGAATCCACCCCCATTATGTACACAGTCACTCCTGAGGTGGGGAAGAATCTTTACCTCTCACTCCTTCCTTGCTGGGTGTTAAACCCCCAGTACAGCTTGGGCTCTGCCTTGCACTACTTTCCCCTCTTGGCCtggactcctcctcttccttaaaACAGGCAGGTTCAGGGGCCCAGTGCTCTCCTCACCCCATGCACCTCCAATGACCATTTGCACAACTGCCCAGGTACTTTCAACAGTGTCGGGAAGGGCCAAACAAGAAGGGATGGCAGGACAAGACCCTATATCTATTTTAAAAGTGATGATATAATATATTAGGAGGAAGGTAAGGTGCCCTAGGCCTCATCTTAGGGACTTCAGGTGATAGGGGACCTCAGGGTTGAAGAACTCTGAGGCTTAGTCCCAGAGAGTGGGGACAATAtggcctctactctctctacttgTGCCTTTCCCACTCAGTGCCTTAGTGAGGGAAACCAATTACCCCCCTCCCATTCCCTTCATCTACCACGGCCCCATCTCAGATATAAGAGAcaggaataaataataataatttaaagttcatttttaataaaactttatagGTGGGAGTTTTATTTACAAAACATGATGTGGTACTAAATCCCTTATCTATAGGTGTTTACAAATTTCATGTTTCTCAAAACACCTTGAGTTACATATTGGTTGATTCATGCATTAGAATTGATGATTCCAGATCATTGTTAGAGGATTTTAGAATTACCATGGATATAGATTAACTATGATACAACAAATCTAATGTATGACACATGACAGCCCTTGACATTTTATATTGAAAAGAATAGTGATTCGTTTTACACAAGGCAAAACAGCAAGCAAACAATTATACCAGACCATGTTTGAATGGAGCTGTAAAGCAGAATCGATTACTTAAGAAGCCACTCAAATCATATATATGGTTATTGTAAAGGCATTTAAACATCCCCCCAAAAGCCCATACCCATACTTGGGTTTGTCTTACCCTTTCTCTGGCACCTATTAAATCTTGTGCTTAAGTCATATTAAAATCTCCTTCTAATAAACTCCAATCCTACTTCATATTGACTggtcttaaatttattttctgtggCAAAGTCAAACAGCTGGAGCTTCACCCAACTAAATATTTCTGAAGACAACCCCTAAGACTACTCCAGCAAAGCAGTATAGAGCTGTGGTTGTAGCATTGTTGTTGACAATTAAGAGCTTTTCCTTGAGTTTGGAGGCTCTACTTTTCTTATGAACACTTGGCTCATGaacacaaaaatgaaagcaagtatttctcagcatctagtttCAGTCATATAAATAAGTTTTCCTACAGGAGATATAGTGAAGCAAGGGTATAGAACCTCTTTTGCTAAAAATCATTGACTCCTCACTGGAGCCCACAAGTAGTGAAACCAGATGAAAAACTAATATTATTGCCAttgttttgtctgtttctcttaTTTTGGCTTAAAGTGCTATCTTTTGGTCACTTTATTCCTGTATAAAATAAAGGCCCGTTCCCCCAAAAAGTGGGAGCAATGGTCTAGGACTGACAGCCTCAGCCCAAAATGGAAGTAATTATTACCTGAATCCCTTCAGCCTCTCTGGTAATAGGGCTTCTTTCTGAGATCACCTTTCAAGACCTGATCAGAGATAATGCTGGGCAGGAACCTTGTTCTCTAAATCTAATGCTCCTGTGAGTTTCTTCAAAAAAGATGGTCACTGTACCCTCTTACTAGTTTCTCTTCTCAACATAACTACATCGAGCATATCTCTGCTTTAAATTTCTGTGTCTGTCACTAGTGAATAAAGACCATTGGCTGAGTCCAGCATGTTGGGGCTTTTAGCatccaggtttcttccctaaaaGCTATGGTTATAGGAGAATAAATACTGTgtgctatttccaatttttgcCTTAATAGTTATCACTCTAATTCCTATGTTGAATTAGATTGTGGTAATTATTAACACTCCAGACAAATGCACTCCAAAGAGTAAACCTGGGAAAGTGTAACTACAATGATGCTTAGGGCCAAAAATGCCATTCCTTTCTGGTTATGCCAGGTTACTGTCTATGAGGAACTAAACTGCCCTCTTCAAGCcactgttctgtctctgtctatagCACCAGGGTGATGAATCATCAAGGTTTTCCCAGAATTAAGGGAGTCCCCAAGGGATGGATATTTCAGAGCAAATCAAGCAAGCGGCTCACCTCATAGCTCTGACCTTGTagttcatatatatgtgcattacTTTACTTACACTAAGACAGTTGCTCTGGTTTTATGAAATAAGTCTGAGAAGGTAAGAACCTGACAAAGGCTAACACCTAGTAAATGAATCCACTTTATCCTGCTACATAAAGAGAGGATAAaggctcacacacatgcataaatgcatCCAAttcatacactcacagacacacacacacacacacacacacacacacacacacacacactactcacatAGTGCATAACACCCAGCTGTATTTCTATGGTTATTACTTTCACATGAAAATAATACCTGGTGTTCTAAGGTAAATTATGGGTAGCTGTCTGCAAATAAGCCACTGGAAGTAAATATCCTGTCACAGAATAGCAGCTTCTGAGCTTGGGGTGGAAGAGAACACACCATTTAGAAAGGTATTGTCTGTACTATAGTTAGCTCCCACCTTAAAGaaaagaggtggggagggagatcTGGAAAGATTGCTCAGCGGTTAGTAGCACGGCTTGtacttccaaaggacccaagtctgattcccagcatccatgtggcagctcacaactgtctgtaactccagtcccaggagatctgacaacctcttctacATTTCTATAGCACCATGAATGTAATATAGATTTTAGACAAACATGAAAGCAaagcacccacacatataaaaattaaattaaaataaaaaatgtatgctGGAAACTCTGAAATAACTGAACTGCAATCTGGGCAATAGTCATATACTGACAAAACTCAGGTTGACCATCAGTAGGTAACTAGATAACTAGATTTTCAAAATGTACCGCTTttctaagttttttgtttttatttactcagaaaacaaaacaacaacagaacattTGTATGCTTGTGTGCATATAATTTGTATGTATGCACAGTTTACCTACAGATATGAGACAAAAACTctggataaaaagaaagaatgtagtGTATTTcacaaatgtaaaaaataaataattttgaggtTCCCTGACAGAAGTTTCTGGTCAAAATTTCTAACACAGTCACTTAAAAATACTTATATGTGATTAAGAACTAATTTGAAgatcataatgaaaatattatattcatattgTATTATTCTTTATGCTAACATTAAATTATAGAAAGTCAGAATGACATAGCTGTTTGGAAGTACTACAAACTGGCATCTTGTTTTATACAAAATgaaataccaaaaacaaaaaaaatattaaacattattaGTACCTTTTTAAAAGGTTGTAAGGAATGCAGTATTACTATTGCCTTTGTAACAACCCAAGCTAGATCTACTCACCACTCCTCACTATAACTACCCACAGCTATCTCTTTCCTAACATCTACAGTACAGGTGGCAAAGCTGTAATGAGAAACTCAACCCTTTTCCTTTATCAGTAATAGCTGGCTCCTGTTCACATGGACAGTTTTTCCTCAACCAAcaggtagaaagaaaaataaaagcaaggctatggagagaacaggaagacaAAACAATATGAATATCAACAAACACTGTACTTGAGACCTCATATCCACTTATGACAGATCATAGTAAATTTAGCtacttaaaaatcaaatttgaatTACCTAGGTGAAATTATCCGCAAATTTTAGGGCTCAAAAGACCCACCTCAAGGGCTAACTAAAAACACAGATTCCAAGGTCTCTTCAGCAGATAAGCTGTGGCCTATTTTAAATAAGCAGCTGAAGACTTCATTGCCATTCTCTATCAGACTGACTGGTAAGAATCTAGCTCCTAACGCTGCAGTGCAGTTATGCAAGTGACACAACTGAAGAAACTGTAGGTGTAAACTAGCAAGGCCTGAGTTAAAGCATAGCTCTTGAGGAATTCAGAAAAGCACAATGTACATCTTGGATCTTAACGAATACAGAATAAGCAGTTGACCAATCACAAAACATTTACGAGTTTCTTCTTGAAGTCTCCAAGGATACATGAATAATGTTTTTAGTACTGCTACAACAGTTGGCCATCCTGTCATTGTCATTCTTTTAGACTGAGTTTTACTCGATCTCATCTAATTCATTCATATTAACTAATGTTGTTAGTGCAGTACTAAAATgaaatttcttaataaaatacatCAATACCcatttagaaatgtaattaaaatagttgTAAATGACTACAGATTTTGGTATGGAAGAATATTCTAGAACCCAAGATTCCTTTTTAGTTAGTTCATATTTGAAGTATAGAAATAGTTTTCTaatcatttattataaaataaaaaaataaagatatcatGTACCTATAAATCCTGCCATTAGCAATCTTTTAAACTAAactaagtattttatttctttgagccTAATTATCTATCCAAACAAGTGACACTATCAAATTGGAAGATCTAGAACATACTTTACTATTATAAAACTTGCCCAAACCTGGACTTATGAGTAAATTTAGAAAGATATAGGAAAATAACTTACATGCATTAGGTTTCAGGGGgtattaaaaaaaaggaaagaaaggaaaaagtgt
Above is a genomic segment from Arvicanthis niloticus isolate mArvNil1 chromosome 4, mArvNil1.pat.X, whole genome shotgun sequence containing:
- the Ugt8 gene encoding 2-hydroxyacylsphingosine 1-beta-galactosyltransferase, with protein sequence MKSYTPYFMLLWSAVGIARAAKIIIVPPIMFESHLYIFKTLASALHERGHHTVFLLSEGRDIAPSNHYSLQRYPGIFNSTTSDAFLQSKMRNIFSGRLTAVELVDILDHYTKNCDMMVGNQVLIQGLKKEKFDLLLVDPNDMCGFVIAHLLGVKYAVFSTGLWYPAEVGAPAPLAYVPEFNSLLTDRMNFLERMKNTGVYLISRMGVSFLVLPKYERIMQKYNLLPAKSMYDLVHGSSLWMLCTDIALEFPRPTLPNVVYVGGILTKPASPLPEDLQRWVNGAQEHGFVLVSFGAGVKYLSEDIANKLAGALGRLPQKVIWRFSGTKPKNLGNNTKLIEWLPQNDLLGHSNIRAFLSHGGLNSIFETMYHGVPVVGIPLFGDHYDTMTRVQAKGMGILLEWNTVTEGELYDALVKVINNPSYRQRAQKLSEIHKDQPGHPVNRTTYWIDYILRHDGAHHLRSAVHQISFCQYFLLDIAFVLLLGAALLYFILSYVTKFIYRKVKSLWSGNKHSTVNGHYQNGIPNGKYKGNCHIKHEKKVK